Proteins from one Aspergillus nidulans FGSC A4 chromosome VIII genomic window:
- a CDS encoding NCBP3 domain-containing protein (transcript_id=CADANIAT00002458), which translates to MDIDMDLDLGPLPEPEPIEMEQTLQATTAVPVDGAIIDPQTAEAQSEKVHIRGVDELTTDDIKQFASTHFPLEQPARIEWIDDTSANIAYSTPEIGLQALSALTHDGELEGGISGDGTAPTAPGEIPALRLRSAKVLASHPDSVLQVRSAVKTDKKKPRAHEASRFYMMHPEHDPRERLRRELASDRRRGGGGDSDGDYRRRRFDGRELRRRRERDNEDGITANMYDDSGAGDADRSDGDRDWDRGRRRSERRDREMELFPDEGANSGRLRNRSASPGRDTLMQEGGYVDERQESRRRFRERSPPPRRRNEGKELFGSSNGDTKSRELFPNKTANTYLKKELFPSKVSNHRRSDAIDAAGEAADLFSRRTSIPLVDGSHEITEPNDRRNRNVELFPSGTLEREPVNIRGAAGAGQDQGFAIRGAAESGISIKGRGSASVRELFPSKYKNNAGKELFSDKIEGRGGPRRKAEDMFT; encoded by the exons ATGGATATTGATATGGATTTGGACCTCGGTCCTCTACCTGAACCCGAGCCAATCGAGATG GAGCAAACACTTCAAGCAACCACAGCCGTTCCAGTAGACGGAGCAATCATCGACCCTCAAACAGCCGAGGCACAATCTGAAAAGGTGCACATACGTGGTGTTGACGAATTAACGACAGACGATATCAAACAATTCGCGTCGACACATTTCCCGCTAGAACAACCAGCGCGTATTGAGTGGATTGACGATACCTCCGCAAACATAGCCTATTCGACGCCCGAGATTGGATTACAAGCTCTGTCTGCTTTAACACATGACGGCGAACTGGAAGGTGGCATTTCTGGGGATGGGACAGCCCCAACCGCGCCAGGAGAGATTCCCGCACTCCGGCTGCGGTCGGCGAAGGTGCTGGCCTCGCATCCAGACTCTGTTCTACAGGTGCGCTCGGCGGTGAAGACAGATAAGAAGAAGCCTCGCGCGCACGAGGCGAGTCGGTTCTACATGATGCATCCGGAACATGACCCGCGGGAGCGCTTGCGACGTGAATTGGCTTCTGATCGGCGTCGCGGCGGGGGAGGGGACAGTGATGGGGACTATCGGAGGAGGCGTTTTGACGGACGAGAACTGCGTCGCCGTCGGGAGCGCGATAATGAGGACGGCATTACGGCGAACATGTACGATGACAGTGGTGCAGGTGATGCAGACCGATCGGATGGCGATCGAGACTGGGATCgtgggaggcggaggagtgAACGTCGCGATCGCGAGATGGAATTGTTCCCTGATGAGGGCGCAAATTCGGGCCGGCTGCGCAATCGCAGTGCATCTCCTGGGCGAGATACTCTAATGCAGGAGGGCGGTTATGTCGACGAACGACAAGAATCGCGACGCCGATTCCGTGAGCGCAGTCCGCCACCCCGCCGGCGCAACGAAGGCAAGGAGCTCTTCGGCTCGTCTAATGGCGACACAAAATCACGCGAGCTCTTTCCAAATAAGACCGCCAACACATACCTCAAGAAAGAACTGTTCCCCTCAAAAGTCAGCAATCACCGCCGGTCTGACGCCATCGACGCTGCAGGCGAGGCAGCCGATCTCTTTTCTAGGCGCACCTCGATTCCACTAGTAGACGGGTCACACGAAATAACCGAGCCCAATGACCGACGAAACCGCAACGTCGAACTCTTCCCTTCAGGCACGCTGGAGCGGGAACCTGTAAACATCCGCGGCGCAGCCGGTGCAGGCCAAGACCAGGGTTTTGCGATCCGTGGCGCCGCAGAGAGCGGCATATCAATCAAGGGGAGGGGCAGCGCATCAGTGCGAGAACTCTTTCCTTCTAAATACAAAAATAATGCCGGCAAAGAGCTGTTTTCAGACAAGATTGAGGGGAGGGGAGGCCCACGCCGCAAGGCGGAAGATATGTTCACTTAA
- a CDS encoding 60S ribosomal protein uL11 (transcript_id=CADANIAT00002462), translated as MPPKFDPNEVKIIHLRVTGGEVGAQSALAPKIGPLGLSPKKIGEDIAKNTGDWKGLRVTVRLTIQNRQAQVSVVPSASSLVIKALKEPPRDRKKEKNIKHTKSIPFDEIVEIARKMRSRSLAKELKGTVLEILGTAFSVGCKVDGRSPKDVSDDVKSGEIDVPSE; from the exons ATGC CTCCCAAGTTCGACCCCAATGAGGTGAAGATCAT CCACCTTCGTGTGACAGGTGGTGAGGTCGGAGCCCAGTCTGCTCTGGCTCCTAAGATCGGTCCTCTCGGTCTGTCTCCCAAGAAGATCGGTGAAGATATCGCTAAGAACACTGGCGACTGG AAGGGTCTCCGTGTTACCGTCCGTCTCACCATCCAGAACCGTCAGGCTCAGGTTTCGGTTGTgccctccgcctcttcccTTGTCATCAAGGCTCTCAAGGAGCCTCCTCGTGaccgcaagaaggagaagaacaTCAAGCACACCAAGTCCATCCCCTTCGACGAGATTGTTGAGATTGCCCGTAAGAtgcgctctcgctctctcgccaaggagctcaaggGTACCGTCCTTGAGATCCTCGGTACTGCTTTCTCCGTCGGCTGCAAGGTCGATGGCCGCAGCCCTAAGGACGTCAGCGACGACGTCAAGTCTGGCGAGATTGACG TTCCCTCCGAGTAA
- the sec23 gene encoding GTPase-activating protein SEC23 (transcript_id=CADANIAT00002463), translating into MDYEGLKDQWSDVEDRDGIRLSWNTFPSSRMEASRLVVPIGAIYTPLKERPDAPLLQYEPVTCKAPCRAVLNPYANVDVRARIWICPFCLMRNPLPPHYKDITESTIPPELHPLSTTIEYQLARPAPAPPIFVFVVDTCQEDDSLKAVKDSLILSLSLLPPNALVGLITFGTMAQVHELGYTECAKSYVFRGSKDYNAKQVQEMLGLASGIRPNMPNMPQQPVRPPLGAAARFLLPVQQAEFQITNMLEQLQRDPWPVANDKRPLRCTGVALNVAVGLLESSFQNAGAHIMLFTSGPATEGPGLVVSPELKEPIRSHHDIDRDNIKYYKKALKFYDALAKRAANNGHVVDLFAGCLDQVGLLEMKNLANYTGGHILLTDSFTSSQFKQSFIRVFDKDANDNLLMGFNASLEVLTTKELKVTGLIGHAVSLNKKSSSVGETECGIGNTCAWKMCGIDPSSSYGIYFEIANQGGPAAVQPGPQRGMMQFLTYYQHSSGHFHLRVTTVARNLSGPAGDPTLAQSFDQEAAAVLMARIGVFKAEVDDGPDVLRWVDRMLIRLCSRFADYRKDDPTSFRLEKNFTLYPQFMFHLRRSQFLQVFNNSPDETAFYRHVLNHEDVGDSLIMIQPTLDSYSLEHEGSLPVLLDSASIQPTHILLLDTFFHILIFHGETIAEWRKAGYQDQEGYENLKALLDLPKEDARELISERFPLPRFIVCDAGGSQARFLLSKLNPSTTHTTGGYGGGVSSQTIFTDDVSLQTFMDHLMKLAVSGTS; encoded by the exons ATGGACTACGAAGGTTTGAAGGATCAATGGAGTGATGTCGAGGACCGCGATGGAATCAGGTTGAGCTGGAACACATTTCCAAGCTCCCGGATG GAAGCGTCCCGACTTGTTGTCCCTATCGGTGCCATCTACACCCCTTTGAAGGAAAGACCAGATGCTCCCCTTCTTCAATATGAGCCAGTGACCTGCAAAGCGCCATGCCGGGCAGTTCTGAACCCTTATGC CAACGTCGACGTGCGCGCTCGAATCTGGATATGCCCTTTTTGTCTCATGCGGAACCCCCTTCCTCCACACTACAAGGATATCACAGAGAGTACGATACCCCCCGAGCTTCACCCGTTGAGCACGACCATCGAATATCAACTTGCTCGTCCCGCCCCTGCTCCTCCGATCTTCGTATTTGTTGTCGACACCTGCCAGGAAGATGACAGCCTGAAGGCTGTAAAGGATTCACTGATTTTGAGTTTGTCTCTGTTGCCACCGAATGCTCTTGTTGGTTTGATTACATTTGGCACCATG GCACAAGTGCACGAACTCGGATACACTGAATGCGCCAAATCATATGTTTTCCGGGGTAGTAAGGACTACAACGCAAAACAGGTCCAGGAAATGCTTGGATTGGCCTCGGGAATCCGCCCTAATATGCCAAACATGCCGCAACAGCCAGTCCGCCCTCCGCTTGGCGCTGCCGCCCGATTCCTCTTGCCTGTTCAACAAGCCGAGTTCCAAATTACGAATATgcttgagcagcttcagcgCGACCCTTGGCCCGTGGCAAATGATAAGCGCCCCTTGAGATGCACTGGCGTGGCTCTTAACGTCGCCGTCGGATTACTTGAATCCTCCTTCCAGAATGCCGGTGCGCATATCATGCTGTTCACAAGCGGCCCTGCTACTGAGGGTCCGGGCCTTGTTGTGAGCCCCGAACTGAAAGAGCCCATTCGTTCTCACCACGACATTGACCGTGACAATATTAAATACTACAAAAAGGCATTGAAG TTCTACGATGCCCTGGCCAAGCGCGCTGCGAATAATGGTCACGTAGTCGATCTTTTCGCTGGCTGCCTCGACCAAGTTGGTCTTCTGGAAATGAAGAACCTCGCTAATTACACTGGAGGTCATATTCTTCTTACTGACAGCTTCACCTCATCACAATTCAAGCAGTCTTTTATCCGCGTGTTCGATAAAGATGCAAACGATAACCTTCTTATGGGTTTCAATGCATCTCTCGAAGTTTTGACCACGAAGGAGCTTAAGGTCACCGGCCTCATTGGCCATGCTGTTTCTCTTAACAAGAAGTCCAGCTCCGTGGGTGAGACAGAATGCGGTATCGGCAACACCTGTGCCTGGAAGATGTGCGGTATCGATCCTTCTTCGAGCTATGGTATTTATTTCGAAATCGCGAACCAGGGTGGTCCTGCAGCCGTACAACCAGGGCCTCAAAGGGGGATGATGCAGTTCTTAACCTACTACCAGCACTCTTCCGGACACTTCCACCTTCGAGTCACAACCGTTGCACGAAACCTGAGTGGTCCTGCAGGTGATCCCACTCTTGCACAGTCTTTCGACCAGGAGGCCGCCGCGGTGCTCATGGCTCGTATCGGAGTCTTCAAGGCCGAGGTTGACGATGGTCCGGATGTCCTCAGATGGGTAGATAGGATGCTCATTCGACTTTGCTCGCGCTTTGCCGACTACCGTAAGGATGACCCTACGTCTTTCCGACTTGAGAAGAACTTCACACTCTATCCTCAATTCATGTTCCATCTCCGCCGAAGTCAGTTCTTGCAGGTCTTCAATAACTCTCCCGACGAGACTGCTTTCTATCGCCATGTGCTCAATCACGAAGATGTCGGCGACTCTCTTATTATGATCCAGCCAACCTTGGATTCGTATTCACTAGAGCATGAAGGTAGCCTACCAGTATTGCTGGATTCGGCTTCCATTCAGCCCActcatattcttcttctggataccTTCTTCCATATCCTTATTTTCCACGGTGAAACTATCGCCGAATGGAGAAAGGCAGGTTACCAGGATCAGGAGGGCTATGAGAACTTAAAggctcttcttgatcttccaaAGGAGGATGCAAGG GAACTCATTTCGGAACGCTTCCCACTGCCCCGATTCATCGTCTGTGATGCCGGTGGGTCCCAGGCACGTTTCCTCTTGTCCAAGCTTAACCCGTCCACGACACATACAACAGGAGGCTACGGTGGAGGCGTGTCGTCACAGACTATTTTCACCGACGACGTGTCTCTGCAAACTTTCATGGACCACCTCATGAA GCTTGCGGTTTCTGGAACGAGTTAA
- a CDS encoding uncharacterized protein (transcript_id=CADANIAT00002460) produces MLDADDEPRQEQESVGVGGKLEEGEEKREAKRRKQNKDQDTYSIKEINTNHKQKDEDRRKESGLTALKESGGKGWTVDMAPVVIKSVLPLSQLWFVIYTVWLGLELVWGGDGPNGRRRGEERGAARPKRLGSRMCTVWGINHAYVRLGTLSDSSQKQRSKLRLVSAAQSHDGQSRTWGVDRAEPRRRQQSTSVKADPTWRGRSGLWWGGGISMVTGAEVPETNKELEATGWMEAR; encoded by the exons ATGCtggatgctgatgatgagcCACGGCAGGAACAAGAGTCGGTGGGCGTCGGGGGTAAACTAGAGGAgggggaagagaagagagaagcgaaaagaaggaagcagaatAAGGACCAGGATACGTATAGTATCAAGGAAATAAATACGAATCACAAACAAAAAGATGAAGATCGGAGGAAGGAAAGTGGACTCACTGCGTTAAAAGAgagtggaggaaaaggctggaCAGTGGACATGGCACCAGTAGTTATCAAGTCTGTTTTG CCATTATCTCAGCTCTGGTTTGTGATTTACACAGTCTGGCTGGGGCTA GAGCTCGTTTGGGGCGGAGATGGTCCCAACGGTcggcggagaggagaggaaaggGGGGCAGCACGTCCGAAACGACTGGGAAGCAGGATGTGCACAGTCTGGGGTATTAATCATGCCTACGTGAGATTGGGCACGCTCTCAGACAGCAGTCAAAAGCAACGATCGAAACTCAGGTTAGTCTCAGCAGCTCAGAGTCATGACGGTCAGTCGAGAACTTGGGGTGTGGACAGAGCGGAGCCTCGCAGACGACAGCAATCAACTAGCGTTAAGGCGGATCCCACTTGGAGGGGGAGAAGTGGCTTGTGGTGGGGAGGGGGAATCTCGATGGTGACCGGTGCTGAAGTGCCAGAGACCAAtaaggagctggaagccaCGGGCTGGATGGAAGCTCGATGA
- a CDS encoding uncharacterized protein (transcript_id=CADANIAT00002461), with amino-acid sequence MPRGGFHPVELRVQVLTLSAIGFSTEKISKSLNLSPRTVQSIVKKGRDRGYRPENTVITSVTADQAGREKLSEILAYEAGISHSSVLCILYSHGFVIAKPSWKPGLTEAACLRRLEFCLAHQHWTLEDWKRVIFTDETGVILGHRRGAIRVWRTVKDSHTRNCVRRRWKACSDFMVWGCFSYNKKGPLHIYKPETAAMWKQADIEIEAMKNGSWLQVFLVFIYAQIAAVFLNGIGTRRMEVLKPLLIPFAKECMIERPNTIVLEDSVPAHCHRIQQHVYKAEDVQKILDWPGNSPDLNAIEPCWAWMKKRTTSRGAPRDKKTGEAEWRQAWADLPQETIQHWIERLIRHIQIVIELEGGNEYKEGREDCDTRSWAGRRIKG; translated from the exons atgccTCGCGGCGGCTTTCATCCAGTAGAACTCCGTGTCCAAGTTCTTACTTTATCAGCTATCGGATTtagtacagagaagatctcaaaatctttgaatctctctcctcgtacggtccagagcatcgtaaagaaaggcagagatcgtGGCTACCGGCCGGAA AATACTGTTATTACTTCAGTAACTGCAGATCAAGCAGGGCGCGAGAAATTATcagaaattcttgcttatgaagctggtatctcccattcttctgttctttgtATCCTTTATTctcatggctttgttattgcaaaaccttcctggaagcctggtctgactgaagctgcttgtCTTAGGCGTCTTGaattctgccttgcccaccaacATTGGACAttagaagactggaaacgcgtgATCTttaccgacgagactggtGTTATTCTTGGCCACCGCCGCGGAGCAATACGAGTGTGGAGGACTGTGAAAGATTCACATACAAGGAATTGTGtacggaggcgctggaaggcctgctctgacttcatggtatGGGGTTGCTTCTCATATAATAAGAAGGGCCCTTTACATATCTACAAGCcggagactgctgccatgtggaagcaggcagatatagagatTGAAGCCATGAA gaatgggagttgGCTACAGGTCTTTCTCGTGTTCATTTACGCCCAAATCGCGGCCGTGTTCCTaaatggaattggaacgaGAAGAATG GAAGTCCTTAaacctcttcttattccatttgcaaaagaatgcatGATTGAGCGCCCAAATACTATTGTTTTAGAGGATAGCGTGCCTGCCCACTGTCaccgaatccagcagcatgtctataaagcagaagacgtgcaaaagatccttgactggcctggcaATTCACCGGATCTCAACGCAATTgagccgtgctgggcttggatgaagaagcgtaCAACATCCCGCGGTGCGCCCCGCGAtaagaagacaggagaagcagaatggaGGCAGGCTTGGGCGGATCTCCCACAGGAGACTATACAACACTGGATTGAGCGTCTAATTCGTCATATTCAGATTGTTATCGAGCTAGAAGGGGGTAATGAATACAAGGAGGGCCGTGAGGATTGCGATACGCGTAGTTGGGCAGGCAGGCGGATTAAAGGGTGA
- a CDS encoding UDP-N-acetylglucosaminyltransferase (transcript_id=CADANIAT00002459), with amino-acid sequence MLPSVAPFPPVQPHHHLNRYHETESLNGSYGLDNSFASTNPPYDYTNSNSFQSVPRTRLQYPHPVQRPDIRDPTNPAALTLNNVGEHALRRKTPNGTLAAGYDGTPGDMTIQPPATKHILVSQLEPGQLISPQTGFPMDSWQQSSLDQSSAQPLNFPPVHKTDTNRRNVGRGDLAQGVNGISWIRSLNAAPGMDSVLNQTLPMQPSQQRFYWHNGAYVPTVLPATLQPCIGPTASAGTGPYGPYWPDGAYIPYRPAAFREPRLNPQGPFVTPINHSAPQYFDAGQQLFNAALNPSSNLEVGDWSQNSLGVSNREGPVKKNFPPRHSDQKTFDSLNNQRVLPFHTRQNNSVSGFASRPPLHEASASWSGAPGSGGYQCTGQLPGSREANAEFKEKVLSWAHGVYVDLLASIHRARRNSVSNATQDGHTQRVMKPSIYPKPPRQPGLDFSQTSAPEFSRHNSYPSSHSLNENTTVVNAASSLELLSHLCMESGWEWIDGMLLGGCLAYGLGDYHKAMRWYSRIIARDSAHVEAISNLAATLLALDRREEALQHWLRAVKLRPSYFEAVEHLIGLLCSSQRGKEAVNIIDFVQNSLRLAKNGDCFKADEHASEPESDAESRVSGASDVGSYEKATFDYDDDFGRSAFVSRQSGEGAAGGFGSSGYSVPGCDNGRMLALVHAKGNMLYAMGDYASAAVAFEDAILISAGRRRYGIQGIIKHIFAAFSQESRPGYIGDRHDPQETILLYPDKALQTSKLVFGPCGTPPGIKYVPEGLARKAALSTTSNSLLSLAKIYQDGMSTAPANGSSRSAPGVRDILALYYLSLSLQPSPSTANNVGILLAGIHNNVPRKDAALSSGDIQHPDIPGVIPGSGVSLALAYYNYGLQLDARHAHLYTNLGSLLKDIGQQFNVTVYFDIALANLANAVKDAGRVNDAITYYKRAVKVNPDFAEAVCGLANALNSVCNWVGRGGIANGFGFRDRWHVDDQGMLRDSYGVEAGSGWIKRVVDIVDRQLKEGETWGCGILTPNTIEQLCAQLLPSADSRRRPASGNLAALLKSWAGQKWEGSRVVKLVERVIRSLTWHWYQDRYVYGREYPSSKYRRPQLPPGLSAPNAPTVLPFHTFTCPLSAKQIRQISQRNGLRISCAALRSPWLPSTVYPPPPPPNPYLKVGYVSSDFNNHPLAHLMQSVFGLHNPTKVKAYCYATTASDKSIHRQQIEKEAPVFYDASGWPVERLVKQIVDDGIHILINLNGYTRGARNEVFAARPAPIHMSFMGFAGTLGAEWCDYILADELSIPPETLSPGTRKTRIEDRHLEENHGEEAENWIYGEKIVFTRDTFFCCDHRQSAPDARDSYITWEQEQSRRWRMRKELFPTLSDDTIILGNFNQLYKIEPTTFRTWLRILASIPNAVLWLLRFPDIGEQNLRETAVAWAGEETASRIIFTDVAPKNTHIARAKILDLFLDTPECNAHTTATDVLWSGTPLLTLPRYKYKMCSRMASSILSSALPKTESGQQAREELIALSDEDYEKKAIHLCCSLFYEPGGEGRARGRLFELRRMLFEGRQRSSLFDTSRWVRDLEDAYQRVWNQWVNGEEGDIWL; translated from the exons ATGTTACCCTCTGTGGCGCCTTTCCCGCCAGTTCAACCACACCACCACCTCAACCGATATCATGAAACCGAATCGCTTAATGGATCGTACGGCTTGGATAATTCATTCGCATCCACAAATCCGCCCTATGACTATACCAACAGTAACTCGTTTCAATCAGTACCCCGAACTCGACTACAATATCCTCACCCCGTCCAGCGGCCCGACATTCGCGATCCCACCAACCCGGCGGCGTTAACCTTAAACAACGTTGGAGAACATgcgctgagaaggaagactcCGAATGGGACTCTTGCCGCTGGATATGATGGTACACCGGGAGATATGACTATCCAGCCGCCGGCGACTAAGCACATATTGGTTTCGCAGCTGGAACCAGGCCAGTTGATCTCTCCCCAGACAGGCTTTCCGATGGACTCCTGGCAACAGTCTTCTCTGGATCAGTCGTCTGCGCAGCCATTGAATTTCCCGCCGGTGCATAAGACTGACACAAATCGACGGAACGTTGGCCGGGGAGACCTAGCACAGGGCGTCAACGGGATCAGTTGGATACGCTCTCTAAATGCCGCACCTGGAATGGACTCGGTGCTTAACCAGACGTTACCGATGCAGCCGTCACAACAGCGATTCTACTGGCACAACGGAGCGTATGTGCCAACAGTGCTCCCGGCTACTTTGCAACCGTGCATTGGACCtacagcttctgcaggcACTGGGCCCTATGGACCATACTGGCCAGATGGCGCATACATTCCATATCGCCCGGCCGCGTTTCGGGAGCCCCGACTAAATCCCCAAGGCCCTTTTGTCACTCCAATCAACCACTCTGCCCCTCAGTACTTTGACGCAGGGCAACAACTTTTCAATGCAGCCCTAAACCCTTCCAGTAACCTCGAAGTCGGCGATTGGAGTCAGAATTCTCTGGGTGTATCCAACCGTGAGGGTCCAGTGAAGAAGAATTTCCCGCCACGTCACTCAGATCAAAAGACATTTGACTCTCTGAATAATCAACGTGTTCTGCCGTTTCATACGCGCCAGAACAACTCCGTCTCTGGTTTCGCGTCACGCCCTCCGTTGCACGAAGCTTCTGCGTCATGGTCGGGTGCGCCTGGAAGCGGCGGGTACCAGTGTACTGGACAGCTTCCTGGTTCCCGCGAGGCCAATGCCGAGTTCAAAGAAAAGGTATTGTCCTGGGCTCATGGTGTATATGTCGATCTTCTTGCATCTATCCATCGAGCACGGCGAAATAGTGTTTCAAATGCCACTCAGGATGGTCACACTCAACGGGTAATGAAGCCCAGTATCTACCCCAAACCGCCGCGCCAGCCAGGCCTTGATTTCTCCCAAACAAGTGCGCCCGAGTTCTCTCGACATAATAGCTATCCCTCCAGCCA ctcgttGAATGAGAATACGACCGTTGTGAACGCGGCATCATCGCTAGAGTTATTGTCACATCTTTGTATGGAAAGTGGCTGGGAATGGATTGATGGAATGCTCCTGGGGGGTTGCCTGGCGTATGGTTTAGGCGATTACCACAAGGCGATGAGATGGTATTCCAGAATCATCGCGCGGGACTCAGC GCATGTCGAAGCTATTTCTAATCTTGCAGCTACTCTTCTGGCCTTAGATCGGCGAGAAGAGGCATTGCAGCATTGGCTCCGTGCGGTTAAGCTACGCCCAAGTTATTTTGAAGCCGTTGAACATCTCATAGGCCTTCTGTGTAGCAGTCAACGCGGCAAGGAAGCAGTTAACATTATCGACTTTGTGCAGAACTCTCTACGACTGGCTAAGAACGGTGACTGTTTCAAAGCTGATGAACATGCGAGTGAACCCGAGAGCGACGCAGAAAGCCGTGTTTCCGGTGCGTCTGACGTGGGATCATACGAGAAGGCTACCTTTGATTACGACGACGACTTTGGCAGGTCGGCCTTTGTTAGTCGTCAATCCGGCGAAGGCGCTGCTGGGGGTTTTGGCTCAAGCGGCTACTCCGTTCCGGGCTGCGACAATGGCCGGATGTTGGCGCTTGTTCACGCTAAAGGAAACATGCTTTATGCCATGGGTGACTATGCGTCAGCAGCGGTAGCCTTTGAAGATGCGATTCTGATAAGCGCGGGACGAAGGCGCTATGGCATCCAAGGAATCATTAAGCATATTTTCGCCGCATTCTCTCAAGAATCGCGCCCTGGATATATAGGCGACCGCCACGATCCCCAAGAGACTATTTTGCTCTATCCGGATAAGGCTTTACAGACATCAAAGTTGGTATTTGGACCTTGTGGAACACCCCCTGGAATCAAGTATGTCCCTGAAGGGCTTGCGAGAAAAGCAGCGTTATCCACCACAAGCAACTCGTTACTCTCGCTGGCAAAAATTTACCAAGATGGCATGTCAACCGCTCCTGCCAATGGTTCGTCCAGGTCTGCGCCTGGTGTCCGAGACATACTCGCTCTTTATTACCTGTCGCTTTCTCTGCAACCAAGTCCGTCCACAGCCAACAATGTTGGCATTCTGCTTGCCGGTATCCACAACAATGTGCCTAGGAAGGACGCTGCTCTCTCAAGCGGGGATATCCAGCATCCAGACATACCTGGTGTGATTCCCGGCAGCGGAGTGTCTCTGGCCCTAGCTTATTACAATTATGGATTACAACTGGACGCGCGACATGCGCATCTTTACACAAATCTGGGCAGTCTGCTGAAGGATATTGGTCA GCAGTTCAATGTGACGGTATACTTCGACATTGCGTTAGCGAACCTTGCAAATGCTGTCAAAGATGCTGGACGAGTCAACGACGCTATCACATACTATAAGCGTGCCGTGAAGGTGAACCCTGACTTTGCAGAGGCCGTATGTGGGCTGGCTAACGCCCTCAACTCGGTATGCAATTGGGTGGGTCGAGGAGGCATTGCCAATGGTTTCGGCTTTCGAGATCGTTGGCATGTTGATGACCAAGGTATGCTTCGCGATTCGTACGGCGTGGAGGCGGGTTCTGGATGGATCAAGCGCGTGGTTGATATTGTCGATCGCCAACTAAAAGAAGGCGAGACCTGGGGTTGTGGCATCTTGACGCCTAATACGATAGAACAATTGTGCGCGCAGCTTCTCCCCAGCGCGGACAGCCGCCGCAGACCTGCGAGTGGGAACTTGGCTGCGTTGCTCAAATCTTGGGCGGGACAGAAGTGGGAAGGTTCTCGCGTCGTCAAGCTCGTGGAACGTGTGATTAGGTCCCTTACGTGGCACTGGTATCAGGATCGATACGTCTATGGTAGGGAGTATCCCTCCTCAAAGTACCGAAGGCCGCAGCTGCCCCCTGGTCTTTCGGCTCCTAATGCACCCACTGTACTTCCGTTCCACACCTTCACCTGCCCACTTTCTGCGAAACAGATTCGACAGATTTCCCAACGAAATGGGCTTCGCATCTCCTGTGCGGCTTTGCGATCTCCCTGGCTCCCGTCCACAGTTTACCCcccgccgccaccgccaaATCCGTACCTTAAGGTGGGATATGTGTCATCTGACTTCAACAACCATCCCCTTGCCCATCTAATGCAATCTGTTTTTGGATTGCACAATCCTACCAAAGTCAAGGCGTACTGCTATGCTACAACGGCCAGCGATAAGTCAATACACCGGCAACAAATTGAGAAAGAGGCCCCCGTATTCTATGATGCTAGCGGATGGCCAGTTGAGCGACTCGTCAAGCAGATAGTCGATGATGGTATTCATATCTTGATCAACCTCAATGGCTACACGAGAGGCGCGCGTAATGAAGTCTTTGCTGCGAGGCCGGCCCCGATCCATATGTCTTTCATGGGATTCGCAGGTACACTGGGTGCGGAGTGGTGTGACTATATTCTTGCGGACGAGCTGTCGATTCCTCCGGAGACGCTCTCACCTGGAACCCGCAAGACGAGGATCGAGGACCGACATCTGGAAGAAAACCACGGTGAGGAGGCCGAAAACTGGATTTACGGCGAGAAGATAGTCTTCACCCGAGATACATTTTTCTGCTGTGACCATCGACAAAGCGCCCCTGATGCGAGAGACTCGTACATCACAtgggagcaggagcaatCCAGACGCTGGCGGATGCGCAAAGAGCTGTTTCCTACCCTTAGCGATGACACCATAATTCTGGGCAACTTCAATCAGCTTTATAAG ATTGAGCCTACAACTTTCCGGACCTGGCTGCGGATACTCGCTAGTATTCCAAATGCTGTGCTTTGGCTTCTCCGCTTTCCTGATATTGGCGAACAAAACCTCAGGGAGACGGCTGTGGCATGGGCAGGTGAGGAGACGGCGTCTCGGATTATCTTCACCGATGTTGCACCTAAGAATACGCACATTGCGCGGGCGAAGATTCTGGACTTGTTCCTTGACACACCGGAGTGCAATGCTCATACGACAGCAACTGACGTCTTATGGAGCGGCACTCCACTGTTAACCCTCCCACGCTACAAGTACAAGATGTGTTCTCGAATGGCAAGCAGTATCCTCAGCAGCGCCCTACCGAAGACTGAGTCCGGGCAACAGGCCCGCGAGGAACTGATCGCCCTCTCTGATGAAGATTACGAGAAGAAAGCGATTCACCTGTGCTGCAGTTTATTCTACGAGCCCGGAGGCGAAGGTCGAGCGAGAGGCAGGTTGTTTGAGCTCCGCAGAATGCTATTTGAAGGGCGACAGAGAAGCTCCCTTTTTGACACCAGCCGTTGGGTTCGTGATCTGGAAGACGCCTATCAGCGGGTGTGGAATCAATGGGTGaatggcgaagaaggtgaTATATGGTTGTGA